One genomic window of Anoplolepis gracilipes chromosome 5, ASM4749672v1, whole genome shotgun sequence includes the following:
- the Nocte gene encoding uncharacterized protein Nocte isoform X7, whose amino-acid sequence MSTLSGIVSKGEKGKSKFQSLDINSLYRVSRGESLEPHQQKNTLPRKHGMQSLGKVPSARRPPANLPSLKSETSSSDPAVSLVPSGGSGWATTKDSTSSTTTTTTVVTSLDNTTTVSSTAQCTAGTTVSTSLHSLLPGQQNVSQAPFLDQTNNKSSWSAIMSRSGDGGTPGNQQQSNRELNAQYGPGPSLRPQTEGSWIQGGSRTASGAAPATSAGPGNGNTPGGQGLPLNIPVSGGHTQEGPGGGRQNLAQSPNMGAAPAGQHNSVNNQGSAPSSGQIGPNLHHFRGLIPPFMYRSNFPGGFPPQFSSNSGSNSPRPRFNHPLDRFPPPQRERVPEEEILTRPIIKEEDLTRMDDISRDAGWAAHDDIDYNQKLAFSDDEPEPETSKNDEKKDIKEKKSDDNAEEKEKSRDNPRDSKELREPPHRPWTQPSMNRDYRGSNGASGSGGYNNQSQLHSVHSLRGVEDDETWNERRRIKVEVASVVERARLRKEEEEKRFQESTKQAAAKKLQDLEQKMKEKQAKHKDEERTQSGESKSLISVPPVPLPIPEWEREKENRERESRERERERSRTSSEGKDEKIIASGRETRDNLARESRDQGLADFRQNDRQTFLRQQDTVRSERERERDRDQRDSRDREQPAFSRHFQNNLPPRFQKQQAERSGANFNRISPNAERPASQSVPFSQQYDPSRWLHNYNSLIDSSMKQSMPPQRRNRTDSDASVPLDDERPPSRDHRSGGAPPSREDRYRHSSHRSYDSRKPGGYYDEYNRNFRDYDYDDRHSRDSWERERHFDDKERDSKDNLDSRDSRDNRDGKDSRPTSRDARDVRDIRDRDNKEKKDYDSYSKDSFDEREQRERSESSEWREERNAGQDRQLESRRDAPKEERSERPQRPDSRDSRASRESKTSLRDDELHKLRDCNSWVSEVSDYEEKKRDLLYHEEVRERERDRRQPPGPVTKEKIEADELKNEKRSLTQLKRGSSDLQDKKDQPKESSIETKKDTDVWNRKTERSSESRQIERGDNSPKAWADAISPTFEKEEEKIAEVTKESKESDEIKQNLLDKPTLEKREEAIEDVKEQVKDEKREKNTRNRTSSGSSNSRIRESRGGRQWGGTFSVFTRWRGPESRGRRGGPRPAAGKSGMSAKSGSYGHTDSENSADEISGSTESGKEDKRSARSPKPSQKVEKEERNREVSRRDDKRGTETYSQARSEKRGYDGKPSHEAFAPSGEPSRRGRGGGFRIRNTATGGRMEGYGPPSSKSPFSSERNADEKHQQNAGRQNPSTPTSEKEANLLQSAPVESTDDKIIAKQQALTAGITGRRNKSPSQQTQQASNKQEANQVANVLSQKTQIRKEESRSKRTRSGSRRGRDTREARSRGSSSNVSKQPQSDVGNEDWETTSENSEEHIEDHKDSRNSRNKHFGGRPIQATNQNAIGANPHSRRSEQSATNAREQREKNPKSSNPASRAPGAEKRNLQNAGFGAQKNHNTDGIPPLMQNTQIQNGGRSRSQSSTNSGAISNKSSNKDSMVNRIDEIKLTDPNLVNQALNDLSKKNQITKDKKLMDSEMEANSCTEDTANATAEDKVDADGFQEVRSKKNVKESRHNQKEETKPVKRDKEKERERDRSKSKSNGSQQVLQQQVQNIPPLLGQNIPQPANIPQKREYDNRNSRNPRLAPRFQRLVKQQQQQMCATDASDMNKLNSSGNNYAKDSSSNPAPPPTVNAWDKPFTSQLRSNSPSAVPTDIQLMSSLTTQNDHSHEGNEANSGHSSQRNSPSGEKTVKNLKETLTEKNVVSDVSSPPVQTLIFENTNYSKTTKTTGPTDLAVKSKFSNHIKTQQQRAEKRAEMEEEGNSQVQQHPQQPALSVAFPNKPNDLIKDKNQEPIQMPLSFNKNEDNADMKLDFTFDSDLSQLTEDKTKSLGMPRSMHMTGGQSTISPSTAELNLKIASVKKVWENAPPMPTVVEHEDGSGVVGSATSFPQAFESGDVDDSYSPHQQYNQNNMKSEITTSTNVCKLVPPQVKPQQQSSGSSGTQPGSTVPGPSPIGAGQSPIGHPPVSLQGPLSPPPFNSTGQPSHINYQEFPQYPGSQAAQYGGMSAIPSPPAVLFNTGSGQLPAQAGGLYGAFQLDQSRSPFTQYAPYAPSLQSSFSQQNVYLQQPPPPPPHAPNAPTPEMYQNNLSQYRITAAAAPPFGQNQQLSNNPNTVLISSSSNSLMSASVKPSSQPIGAIGTKAPHFQTPSAPQPNQLAYIPYDPNQVLGVSGSYLNNSQLVQRPGPNVQASANSYYSATSADVFPGSQTGFYQSGGATQQTGTHYGLQGFGQHNQSLATGNATPVGLQNYGPSFLSSSGLQIAAAAQQFRNPTGGLPGPGNAAPTFLSKHQPQEQSRQLKSPSGNQQDVLASVFGSTSQIPSPKSRNCKQQSSSQQPQPSPTQHHKYQQYQGVSQSALVLQQNVRGMGMPPRAGIQPSQQRYPPPIQRPVVPFAPGPNPNNPTQQQPACMPTQQQQQTQINRHRPNIHQQQQQQRNMKMQQQYYSSQGNVKMDSNDKADNHNDKINDGPSGTQPVGNKSNVNQQDSDNNKEEVNQQNE is encoded by the exons ATGTCTACTCTGTCAGGGATTGTGTCGAAGGGGGAGAAAGGAAAATCCAAGTTTCAATCACTAGATATCAATAGCTTGTATCGGGTGAGTAGG GGTGAATCTTTGGAACCGCATCagcaaaaaaatacattaccgcGCAAACATGGAATGCAAAGTCTTGGAAAGGTGCCTTCGGCACGGCGTCCTCCTGCTAATCTGCCCAGTTTAAAAAGCGAAACTAGCAGCAGTGATCCAGCTGTCAGTCTTGTGCCAAGTGGAGGAAGTGGTTGGGCTACTACTAAGGATTCGACATCGTCGACCACTACTACTACCACAGTAGTAACTTCACTTGATAACACTACt acTGTTTCTTCAACAGCACAATGCACAGCAGGAACCACTGTTTCAACATCTCTGCACTCGTTACTACCGGGACAACAAAATGTATCACAAGCTCCTTTTTTGGATCAAACAAACAACAAATCATCATGGAGCGCTATTATGAGCAGATCAGGAGATG GTGGCACGCCGGGAAATCAACAGCAATCGAATCGAGAATTAAATGCGCAATACGGTCCAGGACCAAGCCTACGTCCACAAA CCGAAGGAAGTTGGATTCAAGGCGGAAGTCGCACGGCAAGTGGCGCAGCACCAGCAACATCAGCTGGTCCCGGAAATGGGAATACTCCGGGGGGCCAGGGCCTCCCTTTAAATATACCTGTTTCAGGAGGACACACCCAAGAGGGACCCGGTGGAGGGCGGCAGAACTTGGCCCAATCGCCCAACATGGGCGCGGCCCCGGCAGGCCAGCATAATTCCGTAAATAATCAAGGCTCTGCGCCTTCTTCTGGTCAAATTGGGCCGAATCTGCATCACTTTCGGGGACTTATCCCGCCATTT ATGTATAGATCAAATTTTCCTGGTGGATTTCCTCCgcaattttcatcaaattctGGATCCAACAGCCCCCGACCTAGATTTAATCATCCCCTGGATCGATTTCCACCTCCTCAACGTGAGCGTGTACCCGAGGAAGAGATTCTGACTAGACCTATTATCAAGGAAGAAGATCTTACTCGTATGGATGATATTTCACGTGATGCAGGATGGGCTGCGCACGATGATATTGATTATAACCAAAAATTGGCCTTTAGCGACGATGAACCTGAACCAGAAACATcgaaaaatgatgaaaaaaaagatatcaagGAGAAAAAGAGCGACGATAATGcggaggagaaggagaaatCTCGAGACAATCCTCGAGACTCGAAGGAACTTCGAGAACCGCCGCATCGTCCTTGGACTCAACCTTCTATGAATCGCGATTATCGTGGATCAAATGGCGCGAGTGGTAGTGGAGGCTACAACAATCAATCACAATTGCACTCTGTACATTCTTTGAGAG GTGTCGAAGACGACGAGACGTGGAACGAAAGACGTAGAATCAAAGTTGAAGTTGCGTCCGTTGTCGAACGTGCACGGTTGcgcaaagaagaagaagaaaaacgtTTCCAAGAATCGACAAAACAAGCGGcagcaaaaaaattacaggACTTGGAGCAAAAGATGAAAGAGAAACAAGCGAAACACAAAGACGAGGAACGCACACAGTCGGGCGAATCTAAAAGCTTGATCAGTGTCCCACCTGTACCTCTTCCTATACCTGAATgggaaagggagaaagagaatagGGAACGAGAGAGTAGAGAACGAGAGCGTGAAAGATCTCGTACTTCGTCCGAAGGAAAGGATGAGAAAATTATTGCATCTGGACGCGAAACCCGCGATAATCTTGCGAGAGAAAGCCGAGATCAAGGACTGGCGGACTTTCGTCAGAATGATCGGCAGACTTTCTTACGGCAACAGGACACAGTGCGCAGTGAGCGCGAAAGAGAACGCGATCGCGATCAAAGAGACTCGCGAGATCGCGAACAACCGGCATTTTCTCGacattttcagaataatttacCACCTAGATTTCAAAAGCAGCAAGCAGAGAGAAGCGGTGCAAATTTCAATCGAATTTCACCCAATGCGGAAAGACCTGCTTCGCAATCTGTTCCATTCTCCCAGCAATATGATCCTAGCAGATGGCTTCATAATTACAACTCATTGA tagaTAGTAGTATGAAGCAGTCCATGCCACCGCAACGTCGTAACAGAACTGATTCTGACGCATCGGTACCATTGGACGATGAACGGCCTCCGTCTCGAGATCATCGCAGTGGTGGTGCGCCGCCATCGAGGGAGGATCGTTATCGGCATTCTTCGCATCGATCCTACGACAGTCGCAAACCCGGCGGTTATTACGATGAATATAACCGTAATTTCAGAGATTACGATTATGACGATAGACATTCTCGTGACTCTTGGGAACGTGAGAGACATTTTGATGATAAAGAACGAGATTCGAAAGACAATTTGGACTCGAGAGATAGTCGAGACAATCGTGATGGCAAAGATTCTCGTCCTACCAGCCGTGATGCTCGAGACGTCAGAGATATACGCGACCGAGATAACAAAGAGAAGAAGGATTATGATAGTTATTCAAAg GATTCTTTCGATGAGCGAGAACAAAGGGAGCGTTCCGAAAGTTCAGAGTGGCGTGAAGAACGTAACGCGGGACAAGACAGACAACTGGAAAGTCGTCGTGATGCGCCCAAGGAAGAGCGCAGCGAACGCCCACAAAGACCAGATTCGCGCGACAGTCGCGCTTCCAGAGAGTCGAAAACATCTTTACGCGATGACGAGTTGCATAAATTACGCGATTGCAATTCTTGGGTGAGTGAAGTGTCCGATTATGAGGAAAAGAAACGAGACTTGTTATATCACGAGGAAGttagggaaagagaaagagatagaaggCAACCGCCTGGTCCAGttacgaaagaaaaaattgaagcCGATGAATTGAAGAACGAGAAGCGTAGTCTGACTCAATTGAAGAGAGGCAGTTCTGATCTTCAAGATAAGAAAGATCAGCCAAAGGAAAGTTCTATCGAGACGAAAAAAGATACAGATGTGTGGAATAGAAAAACAGAGCGCTCTTCAGAAAGCAGACAGATTGAGAGAGGTGATAATTCACCAAAGGCATGGGCCGACGCAATATCGCcaacttttgaaaaagaagaggaaaaaatagCAGAGGTTACTAAAGAAAGCAAAGAAAGTGATGAAATTAAGCAAAATTTATTGGATAAGCCAACTttggagaagagagaagaagctATCGAAGATGTTAAAGAGCAAGTCAAAGATGAGAAGCGAGAGAAGAATACACGTAATAGAACAAGTAGCGGTAGCTCTAATTCTAGAATTCGTGAATCTCGTGGCGGACGTCAGTGGGGAGGAACTTTCAGTGTTTTCACTCGTTGGCGTGGCCCGGAGTCTAGAGGACGAAGAGGCGGGCCACGACCCGCTGCTGGTAAGTCTGGAATGTCCGCAAAAAGCGGTTCCTATGGGCATACCGATTCCGAAAACAGTGCTGATGAGATATCCGGCTCCACTGAATCTGGAAAGGAGGACAAACGATCCGCTCGCTCTCCGAAGCCGTCCCAGAAAGTCGAGAAGGAGGAGCGCAATCGCGAGGTGTCAAGACGAGATGATAAGCGAGGCACCGAAACATACTCTCAAGCGCGCAGTGAGAAGAGAGGGTACGACGGAAAACCCAGCCATGAGGCTTTCGCACCGTCAGGCGAACCCTCCCGTCGTGGTAGAGGTGGTGGTTTTCGTATTCGAAACACGGCAACGGGTGGCCGCATGGAAGGTTATGGACCGCCGTCCAGCAAGAGTCCATTTTCGTCGGAACGTAATGCGGACGAGAAACATCAACAAAATGCCGGACGGCAAAATCCGTCGACCCCAACCTCCGAGAAAGAAGCAAACCTTTTGCAATCCGCGCCAGTCGAGTCTACTGATGACAAGATAATCGCGAAGCAACAGGCGCTTACGGCGGGTATTACAGGCAGACGTAATAAATCCCCGAGTCAACAAACTCAACAGGCCTCTAATAAACAAGAAGCGAATCAAGTCGCCAATGTTCTATCCCAAAAGACGCAAATACGAAAAGAAGAGTCGCGTTCCAAGAGAACTCGTAGTGGAAGTAGAAGA gGAAGAGATACTCGTGAAGCTCGTTCACGTGGCAGTAGCAGCAATGTGTCGAAGCAGCCCCAATCGGATGTAGGTAATGAGGATTGGGAAACTACGTCGGAAAATAGCGAAGAGCATATAGAGGATCACAAGGACTCGCGTAACAGTCGCAACAAGCATTTTGGTGGACGACCTATTCAAGCTACAAACCAGAATGCTATTGGTGCAAATCCGCATTCGCGTAGGAGCGAACAATCTGCGACAAATGCCAGAGAGCAACGTGAGAAAAATCCCAAGTCTTCCAATCCGGCGTCGCGAGCCCCAGGAGCGGAGAAACGGAATCTGCAGAACGCCGGCTTTGGGGCTCAGAAAAATCACAATACTGATGGCATACCGCCCTTGATGCAAAATACGCAGATACAGAATGGCGGAAGGTCTAGAAGTCAAAGTTCAACTAACAGCGGCGCAATCTCAAATAAATCGAGTAACAAAGATAGTATGGTTAATCGTatcgatgaaataaaattgaccgATCCGAACCTCGTGAATCAAGCGCTAAACGATCTCAGTAAAAAGAATCAGATAACGAAAGATAAGAAGCTAATGGATTCAGAAATGGAAGCCAACAGCTGCACCGAGGACACTGCGAATGCGACAGCAGAGGATAAAGTAGACGCCGACGGTTTCCAGGAAGTACGTTCTAAGAAGAACGTGAAAGAATCGAGACATAATCAGAAGGAGGAAACGAAGCCGGTTAAGAGAGACAAGGAGAAGGAACGCGAACGCGATCGCTCGAAATCAAAGTCGAACGGATCGCAGCAAGTTTTACAACAACAGGTACAAAATATTCCACCCTTGCTTGGTCAAAATATTCCTCAACCGGCAAACATACCTCAGAAGCGGGAATATGACAACAGAAATTCCAGAAATCCAAGACTAGCTCCGCGTTTCCAACGTCTGGTGAaacaacagcaacagcagATGTGTGCGACTGATGCGAGTGACATGAATAAGCTAAATAGTTCCGGGAACAATTATGCCAAGGATTCGTCTAGCAATCCTGCGCCACCACCGACGGTCAATGCTTGGGATAAACCTTTTACTAGCCAATTACGTTCGAATTCTCCGTCCGCAGTTCCTACGGACATTCAGCTGATGTCGAGTTTAACAACTCAAAACGATCACAGTCACGAAGGTAATGAAGCTAATTCCGGACATAGCAGCCAACGAAATTCTCCGAGCGGTGAGAAGACGGTGAAAAATCTGAAGGAGACTCTGACGGAGAAGAATGTCGTGTCTGATGTATCTTCGCCTCCCGTGCAGACATTGATCTTCGAGAATACGAATTATTCAAAGACCACAAAGACGACCGGACCAACGGATCTGGCGGTGAAGTCAAAGTTCTCGAATCATATTAAGACGCAACAGCAGCGAGCCGAAAAGCGTGCAGAAATGGAAGAAGAAGGCAACAGTCAGGTGCAACAACATCCACAGCAACCAGCGCTTTCCGTCGCTTTCCCCAATAAACCGAATGATCTGATAAAGGATAAGAATCAGGAACCTATTCAAATGCCATTATCGTTTAATAAAAACGAGGACAATGCTGACATGAAGTTGGACTTTACATTTGACTCGGATCTTTCACAATTGACGGAGGACAAGACTAAAAGCTTGGGCATGCCGCGCTCCATGCATATGACCGGCGGTCAGAGCACGATATCGCCATCGACCGCGGAGCTCAACCTGAAAATCGCATCCGTGAAGAAGGTTTGGGAAAACGCACCACCGATGCCGACTGTGGTCGAACATGAAGACGGCAGCGGTGTGGTTGGGAGCGCGACCAGCTTCCCGCAGGCGTTTGAAAGCGGCGATGTTGATGATAGTTACAGCCCGCATCAGCAATACAATCAAAACAATATGAAAAGCGAAATCACAACTTCTACAAATGTGTGCAAG CTGGTTCCCCCGCAGGTGAAGCCGCAGCAACAATCTTCGGGGAGCAGCGGTACGCAACCGGGATCTACCGTGCCTGGGCCAAGTCCCATCGGAGCCGGTCAGAGTCCTATTGGTCACCCTCCCGTTAGTCTTCAAGGTCCTCTAAGTCCACCTCCATTCAATTCTACAGGCCAGCCCTCACACATCAACTATCAG gagTTCCCGCAATATCCTGGTTCACAAGCGGCGCAATACGGTGGCATGTCTGCCATACCGTCGCCACCGGCGGTATTATTCAACACAGGTTCGGGACAATTGCCGGCTCAAGCCGGCGGTTTATACGGAGCGTTTCAATTGGATCAAAGCCGATCACCGTTTACGCAGTACGCGCCGTACGCTCCATCCCTCCAGAGCTCGTTCAGCCAGCAAAACGTATACCTGCAGcaaccgccaccgccaccgcctcACGCACCGAATGCTCCCACACCGGaaatgtatcagaacaatttGTCTCAATATCGCATC aCTGCGGCAGCTGCTCCCCCGTTTGGACAAAATCAACAACTCAGCAACAATCCTAATACAGTACTTATCAGCTCATCGTCAAATTCTCTGATGTCAGCGAGTGTCAAACCGTCATCTCAACCAATCGGAGCTATCGGAACTAAAGCTCCGCATTTCCAAACTCCATCTGCTCCTCAACCTAATCAG ttGGCTTATATACCATACGATCCAAATCAAGTGCTTGGTGTGAGCGGCAGTTACTTGAACAATTCGCAACTAGTACAGAGACCTGGTCCAAATGTTCAAGCATCTGCTAATAGTTACTACAGTGCCACATCTGCCG atgtgTTTCCTGGATCGCAAACGGGCTTTTACCAATCTGGCGGTGCTACTCAACAAACTGGAACTCATTACGGTTTGCAAGGATTTGGCCAGCATAACCAAAGTCTGGCAACGGGTAACGCAACTCCTGTTGGTCTACAAAACTATGGCCCCAGTTTTTTGTCTAGTTCAGGATTGCAAATAGCAGCGGCAGCTCAACAATTTCGCAATCCCACTGGTGGTTTACCAGGACCAGGAAATGCAGCCCCGACATTTCTTAGTAAGCACCAACCGCAGGAGCAATCAAGACAATTGAAGAGCCCGTCGGGAAATCAACAAGATGTGCTTGCATCAGTTTTTGGCTCGA cATCTCAAATACCGTCACCTAAATCGAGAAATTGCAAACAACAATCTTCGTCGCAACAACCACAGCCAAGTCCTACACAACATCACAAGTATCAACAATATCAGGGCGTTAGCCAGTCTGCTCTG GTTTTGCAACAGAATGTACGTGGAATGGGTATGCCGCCTCGTGCTGGCATTCAACCATCGCAACAGCGTTACCCACCTCCAATACAACGACCTGTAGTACCATTTGCACCAGGCCCAAATCCGAATAATCCCACACAACAGCAGCCTGCTTGTATGCCAACGCAACAGCAGCAACAAACTCAAATTAATCGTCATAGACCAAATATAcatcagcagcagcaacagcagcgtAACATGAAGATGCAACAACAATATTACTCATCGCAAG GAAACGTTAAGATGGATTCAAATGATAAAGCTGATAATCATAATGATAAGATAAATGATGGCCCCTCTGGAACACAGCCTGTAGGTAACAAGTCCAATGTGAACCAGCAAGACAGTGATAACAATAAGGAGGAAGTGAATCAGCAAAACGAGTGA